From the Microbacterium thalassium genome, one window contains:
- a CDS encoding ABC transporter ATP-binding protein — protein MLGKLLVRYLSPAWPLIVAVVVFQFAQSIASLWLPALNADIIDEGVVTGDIPYIWSTGGVMLAVSLVQIVCAIIAVYFGSRLAMGMGRDVRSDLFHRVVAFSQREVGQFGPPSLITRNTNDVQQVQMLVQVSATLMISAPILAIGGVIMAVRQDAGLSWLMAVAIPVLLIAVGLIVSRMVPAFTQMQKRIDRVNQIMREQLTGIRVVRAFVREREEHARFDRASDDVMDTALRAGNLMAMMFPVVMLVLNVSSVAVIWFGAFQVQDAGVEIGTLFAFLTYLMQILMGVMMATFMFVMIPRAAVCADRIGEVLGADPSVAPPAHAVDPPPPVGRIEFDHVDFAYPGAEDAVLHDLTFTVEPGTTTAVIGSTGAGKSTMIGLVPRLFDVTGGAVRIDGVDVRDYDPDVLWGRIGLVQQKAFLFSGTIASNLRYGDADASDDDLWQALEIAQGAEFVRAMPEGLAAPIAQGGTNVSGGQRQRLAIARALVKRPPVYIFDDSFSALDLSTDAALRRALDRRLPGATRLIVAQRVSTIQHADQIVVLDHGRIVGIGVHDDLVASCETYREIVESQLAAEEAA, from the coding sequence GTGCTCGGCAAGCTCCTGGTCCGCTATCTCTCGCCGGCGTGGCCGCTCATCGTGGCGGTCGTCGTCTTCCAGTTCGCCCAGTCGATCGCGTCGCTGTGGCTGCCGGCGCTGAACGCCGACATCATCGACGAGGGCGTCGTCACCGGCGACATCCCGTACATCTGGTCGACCGGCGGCGTCATGCTGGCGGTGAGCCTCGTGCAGATCGTGTGCGCGATCATCGCCGTGTACTTCGGGTCGCGGCTGGCGATGGGAATGGGTCGCGACGTGCGATCGGACCTGTTCCACCGCGTCGTCGCGTTCTCGCAGCGGGAGGTCGGGCAGTTCGGCCCGCCGTCGCTGATCACGCGCAACACCAACGACGTCCAGCAGGTGCAGATGCTCGTCCAGGTGTCGGCGACGCTGATGATCTCGGCGCCCATCCTCGCGATCGGCGGCGTCATCATGGCCGTCCGCCAGGATGCCGGGCTGTCGTGGCTCATGGCGGTGGCGATCCCCGTGCTCCTCATCGCCGTCGGCCTCATCGTCTCGCGCATGGTGCCGGCGTTCACCCAGATGCAGAAGCGCATCGACCGCGTGAACCAGATCATGCGCGAGCAGCTCACCGGCATCCGCGTCGTACGGGCCTTCGTGCGCGAGCGCGAGGAGCACGCGCGCTTCGACCGCGCGAGCGACGACGTCATGGACACGGCGCTGCGGGCCGGGAACCTCATGGCGATGATGTTCCCGGTCGTCATGCTCGTGCTGAACGTGTCGAGCGTCGCCGTCATCTGGTTCGGCGCCTTCCAGGTGCAGGATGCCGGCGTCGAGATCGGCACGCTCTTCGCCTTCCTCACGTACCTCATGCAGATCCTCATGGGCGTCATGATGGCCACGTTCATGTTCGTGATGATCCCGCGGGCTGCCGTGTGCGCCGATCGCATCGGCGAGGTGCTGGGCGCCGATCCGTCGGTCGCGCCGCCCGCGCACGCCGTCGATCCGCCGCCGCCGGTGGGGCGCATCGAGTTCGACCACGTCGACTTCGCCTACCCCGGGGCCGAGGACGCGGTCCTCCACGACCTCACCTTCACGGTCGAGCCGGGAACGACCACCGCCGTGATCGGATCGACCGGCGCGGGCAAGAGCACGATGATCGGGCTCGTGCCGCGCCTGTTCGACGTCACCGGCGGCGCCGTGCGCATCGACGGCGTGGACGTGCGCGACTACGACCCCGACGTGCTGTGGGGGCGCATCGGGCTGGTGCAGCAGAAGGCCTTCCTGTTCTCGGGAACGATCGCCTCGAACCTCCGGTACGGGGATGCCGACGCGAGCGACGACGACCTGTGGCAGGCGCTCGAGATCGCGCAGGGTGCGGAGTTCGTGCGCGCGATGCCGGAGGGACTCGCCGCACCCATCGCCCAGGGCGGGACGAATGTGTCCGGCGGCCAGCGCCAGCGGCTCGCGATCGCGCGCGCGCTGGTGAAGCGGCCGCCGGTCTACATCTTCGACGACTCGTTCTCGGCCCTCGACCTGAGCACGGATGCAGCCCTGCGCCGGGCGCTCGACCGCAGACTCCCCGGTGCCACGCGCCTGATCGTCGCGCAGCGCGTCTCGACGATCCAGCACGCCGATCAGATCGTCGTGCTCGACCACGGCCGCATCGTGGGCATCGGCGTCCACGACGACCTCGTCGCGTCCTGTGAGACCTATCGCGAGATCGTCGAGTCGCAGCTCGCGGCGGAGGAGGCGGCATGA
- a CDS encoding ABC transporter ATP-binding protein gives MSHGRPMGGPMGRGGPQAPVQKARNFGPSAKRLLGTLRTDLPRLILVVVFGVISVALTVTGPKVLGEGTNIIFSGFISMQVPAGATKQEVIDGLIASGNQEQADMLSAMAFTPGAGIDFEALSRIVLAVLAIYVFGSIFGWLQARILNGIVQRAMHRLRMQVEEKIHRLPLAYFDRVQRGELLSRVTNDVDNIGQTMQQTLSQVVVSLLTVIGVLTMMFIISPLLAVIALVTIPLTLVITMLVARRSQKLFAQQWKATGVVNARVEETFSGHSIVKTFGRQREAEELFRAENEDLYRASFGAQFVSGIIMPSMMFIGNLVYVAIAVVGGLQVAGGLMSIGDVQAFIQYSRQFTQPLSQLGSMANLLQSGVASAERVFELLDETEQEPDDDPAPTAPDDAGHLAFEDVSFRYSPDKPLIDGLSLAATPGSTVAIVGPTGAGKTTLVNLVMRFYDVDAGAITLDGVDTRRMTRDDVRSRTGMVLQDTWLFAGTIRENIAYGRPSATEEEIVAAATAAYVDRFVHALPDGYDTMLDDDAANLSVGERQLVTIARAFLADPRILILDEATSSVDTRTELLIQRAMSRLREDRTAFVIAHRLSTIRDADLILVMEDGSIVEQGDHAALLATRGAYWRLYNAQFEAPLDDEDLSPVSAAPGMSPDAPR, from the coding sequence ATGAGCCACGGACGCCCGATGGGCGGGCCCATGGGCCGCGGGGGACCTCAGGCGCCGGTGCAGAAGGCGCGGAACTTCGGGCCGAGCGCCAAGAGGCTGCTGGGGACGCTGCGCACCGACCTGCCGCGGCTCATCCTCGTCGTCGTCTTCGGGGTCATCTCGGTGGCGCTGACCGTCACCGGTCCGAAGGTCCTCGGCGAGGGCACGAACATCATCTTCTCGGGCTTCATCTCGATGCAGGTCCCGGCGGGCGCCACCAAGCAGGAGGTCATCGACGGGCTGATCGCGTCGGGCAACCAGGAGCAGGCGGACATGCTCTCCGCGATGGCGTTCACGCCCGGCGCCGGCATCGACTTCGAGGCGCTGTCGCGCATCGTGCTCGCCGTGCTCGCGATCTACGTGTTCGGCAGCATCTTCGGCTGGCTCCAGGCCCGCATCCTCAACGGCATCGTGCAGCGGGCCATGCACCGTCTGCGGATGCAGGTCGAGGAGAAGATCCACCGCCTGCCGTTGGCGTACTTCGATCGCGTGCAGCGCGGCGAGCTCCTCAGCCGTGTGACCAACGACGTGGACAACATCGGGCAGACGATGCAGCAGACGCTGTCGCAGGTCGTGGTGTCGCTGCTGACGGTGATCGGCGTGCTGACGATGATGTTCATCATCTCGCCGCTGCTGGCGGTCATCGCGCTGGTGACGATCCCGCTCACGCTGGTCATCACGATGCTGGTCGCGCGGCGCTCGCAGAAGCTGTTCGCTCAGCAGTGGAAGGCCACCGGCGTGGTCAACGCCCGGGTCGAGGAGACCTTCTCGGGGCATTCGATCGTCAAGACCTTCGGACGCCAGCGTGAGGCCGAGGAGCTGTTCCGCGCCGAGAACGAGGACCTGTACCGCGCGAGCTTCGGCGCCCAGTTCGTGTCGGGCATCATCATGCCGTCGATGATGTTCATCGGGAACCTCGTCTACGTCGCCATCGCGGTGGTCGGGGGTCTGCAGGTCGCGGGTGGGCTCATGTCGATCGGCGACGTGCAGGCGTTCATCCAGTACTCGCGCCAGTTCACCCAGCCGCTGAGCCAGCTGGGCTCGATGGCCAACCTCCTGCAGTCGGGCGTGGCCAGCGCCGAGCGCGTGTTCGAGCTGCTCGACGAGACCGAGCAGGAGCCCGACGACGACCCGGCGCCCACCGCGCCCGACGACGCCGGGCACCTGGCGTTCGAGGACGTGTCGTTCCGGTACAGCCCCGACAAGCCGCTGATCGACGGGCTCTCCCTGGCTGCGACGCCCGGCAGCACCGTCGCGATCGTGGGGCCGACCGGCGCGGGCAAGACGACCCTCGTGAACCTCGTCATGCGCTTCTACGACGTCGACGCGGGCGCGATCACCCTCGACGGGGTCGACACGCGGCGCATGACGCGCGACGACGTGCGCTCCCGCACGGGCATGGTGCTGCAGGACACGTGGCTGTTCGCCGGGACGATCCGGGAGAACATCGCCTACGGCCGGCCGAGTGCGACCGAGGAGGAGATCGTCGCGGCGGCGACGGCGGCGTACGTCGACCGCTTCGTGCACGCTCTGCCCGACGGCTACGACACGATGCTCGACGACGACGCGGCGAATCTCAGCGTGGGCGAGCGGCAGCTGGTGACGATTGCGCGTGCGTTCCTGGCCGATCCGCGCATCCTCATCCTGGACGAGGCCACCAGCTCCGTCGACACCCGCACCGAGCTGCTGATCCAGCGGGCGATGTCGCGTCTGCGCGAGGATCGGACCGCGTTCGTGATCGCCCACCGTCTGTCGACGATCCGGGACGCCGATCTCATCCTGGTGATGGAGGACGGATCGATCGTCGAACAGGGCGACCACGCGGCGCTGCTCGCGACGCGGGGCGCCTATTGGCGGCTGTACAACGCGCAGTTCGAGGCGCCGCTCGACGACGAGGATCTGTCGCCGGTGTCCGCCGCCCCCGGAATGTCGCCGGACGCGCCGCGTTGA
- a CDS encoding PP2C family protein-serine/threonine phosphatase has product MPEVSTETYAVNAPGRPLTLAWAAVTDVGRRREVNQDAVYAGFPLFVVADGMGGHLGGEIASDRTIARLQAVAESGSVSPETIEKALERAVRDIASHPETTDEGTGTTVTGVFLDSSSEEPHWVTLNIGDSRVYLVRDDAIVQITTDHSVVQELVAAGRLSPEEAENHPYGNVITRAVGPTESVTPDYVRLDVIEGDRFVICSDGLTKELTDFGIKHFLAEHADPAEAVSAMLDAALENGGRDNITIIVLNVGEHDAAGAGSVDGRAAEVVKADGEEDAEEAIAPEPGTDAPEAGDGEDAPEAADDDGVSSPEDD; this is encoded by the coding sequence GTGCCCGAGGTATCCACTGAGACCTACGCGGTGAACGCCCCCGGGCGACCCCTCACGCTCGCGTGGGCCGCCGTCACCGATGTCGGGCGACGCCGCGAGGTGAATCAGGACGCGGTCTATGCCGGGTTCCCGCTTTTCGTCGTGGCCGACGGGATGGGCGGCCACCTGGGCGGCGAGATCGCCAGCGATCGCACCATCGCGCGCCTCCAGGCCGTCGCCGAGAGCGGATCGGTGTCGCCGGAGACCATCGAGAAGGCTCTCGAGCGTGCCGTGAGGGACATCGCGTCGCACCCCGAGACGACCGATGAGGGCACCGGAACGACCGTGACCGGCGTGTTCCTCGACAGCTCGTCGGAGGAGCCGCACTGGGTCACGCTGAACATCGGCGACTCCCGCGTCTATCTCGTGCGCGATGACGCGATCGTGCAGATCACCACCGACCACTCCGTCGTGCAGGAGCTCGTCGCGGCCGGCCGGCTCAGCCCCGAGGAGGCCGAGAATCACCCCTACGGGAACGTCATCACGCGCGCCGTGGGCCCGACGGAGTCGGTCACCCCTGACTACGTCCGCCTCGATGTCATCGAGGGCGACCGCTTCGTGATCTGCTCCGACGGTCTCACGAAGGAGCTCACAGACTTCGGCATCAAGCACTTCCTCGCCGAGCACGCCGATCCTGCCGAGGCCGTCTCGGCGATGCTCGACGCGGCGCTCGAGAACGGCGGACGCGACAACATCACGATCATCGTGCTCAACGTCGGCGAGCACGACGCGGCCGGTGCGGGCTCGGTCGACGGCCGGGCGGCCGAGGTGGTGAAGGCCGACGGCGAAGAAGATGCCGAAGAGGCGATCGCCCCGGAGCCGGGGACGGACGCCCCCGAAGCCGGCGACGGCGAGGACGCGCCTGAAGCGGCCGACGACGACGGGGTCTCCTCCCCAGAGGACGACTGA
- a CDS encoding FtsK/SpoIIIE domain-containing protein, protein MPDQIPVTAGLVRTAPLAPDDPLSLPDAWTPPARPGFPLVAAVVPVAGGVVMWLVTGSTPALWLAALGPLLAIGSILDARRTARRDRRKADDEARRARAAVVSEVARRHEHERAARWAEHPDVARMLTSDAGLWRIDSTRAEAIVVGAGEQPSAVRVLGGQGDPAAAQVRADASWLAHAPVTVPAHAGVAVTGDAFVARAVLRALAVQLCLSAAPGELRVLGSCSEHEWIEAVPHRRASRGRALALVAPGEPVPAEADVVLARVGPGEPPPPRCGALLEVRGLTSGTIDHAGRVQEVGLEAVGDAQAAAIAAMLEARAGAAFGVVTQAVPFHALDRTADATRGGLPATIGVGDRGPVSVDLVDDGPHAVVAGVTGSGKSELLITWILALCAARSTDDVSFLLADFKGGTAFDALRTLPHVTGVITDLDGAGARRAIDSLRAELRRRESALASAGARDIADPRVALPRLVVVVDEFAALLAAQPELHAVFADVAARGRALGMHLILGTQRAAGVIRDALLANCPLRVSLRVTDRADSRAVVGTDDAAELDGGPGGRGVALVRRASDASPHRVRIALSAPDDITAVAARASGPAPRRPWLPPLPDRVVLDDVVAGRDTGTLVIGLSDEPDRQRQRRIGLSAADRGVLVIGGPGSGRTTALETLARQAPHVVRIGPAAEHAWDALERLDEEPPAAGSLVLADDVDAVIGGFPPEYAQECAARFERVARAAGRHGILVAASVQRLSGPVARIADLFPRRLLLRTASRADHFAAGGDPAQFSAAAAPGRGTLDGVAVQVALAPGVIPGSQAPAAPWHPRAALTGFVTRRSAAAREAMAAWERGGHRVIGLDAFAADGHPGEPVVVAGDPEQWQRHWRVLGDIRADHDLVVDAPCAGELRALTGSRRLPPYAEPGRARAWLLAAGDDAVRIPLPAADAEAGGAGAGGAPPHR, encoded by the coding sequence GTGCCCGATCAGATCCCCGTCACCGCCGGCCTCGTCCGCACCGCGCCCCTCGCGCCCGACGATCCGCTGAGCCTTCCCGACGCCTGGACGCCTCCCGCGCGGCCGGGCTTCCCGCTCGTCGCCGCCGTGGTGCCGGTCGCCGGCGGCGTGGTGATGTGGCTCGTGACCGGCTCGACGCCGGCGCTCTGGCTCGCCGCCCTCGGTCCGCTGCTGGCGATCGGCTCGATCCTCGACGCCCGCAGGACGGCGCGGCGCGACCGCCGGAAGGCCGACGACGAGGCGCGGCGGGCACGCGCAGCCGTCGTCTCCGAGGTCGCGCGTCGCCATGAACACGAGCGCGCGGCGCGGTGGGCGGAGCATCCCGACGTCGCACGCATGCTGACGTCGGATGCCGGCCTGTGGCGCATCGACTCGACCCGCGCCGAGGCCATCGTCGTGGGCGCGGGCGAGCAGCCGAGCGCCGTGCGCGTCCTCGGCGGGCAGGGCGATCCCGCAGCCGCTCAGGTGCGAGCGGACGCCTCGTGGCTCGCGCACGCGCCGGTCACCGTCCCCGCCCACGCCGGCGTCGCCGTGACCGGGGACGCGTTCGTCGCGCGCGCCGTTCTCCGCGCGCTCGCCGTCCAGCTGTGCCTGTCGGCCGCGCCCGGCGAGCTGCGCGTTCTCGGGTCGTGTTCCGAGCATGAGTGGATCGAGGCCGTCCCGCATCGTCGAGCCTCGCGCGGGCGCGCCCTGGCCCTGGTCGCGCCGGGCGAGCCGGTGCCCGCGGAGGCCGACGTGGTGCTCGCGCGCGTCGGGCCCGGCGAACCGCCGCCGCCACGGTGCGGGGCGCTGCTGGAGGTGCGCGGCCTCACGTCGGGCACGATCGACCACGCGGGACGCGTGCAGGAGGTGGGCCTGGAAGCCGTTGGGGACGCGCAGGCGGCGGCGATCGCGGCGATGCTCGAGGCGCGCGCCGGGGCGGCCTTCGGCGTCGTGACGCAGGCGGTGCCCTTCCATGCGCTGGATCGCACGGCGGATGCGACGCGCGGCGGGCTTCCGGCGACGATCGGCGTGGGCGACCGCGGGCCGGTCTCGGTCGACCTCGTGGACGACGGCCCCCACGCGGTCGTGGCCGGCGTGACCGGATCGGGCAAGAGCGAGCTGCTGATCACGTGGATTCTCGCGCTGTGTGCCGCGCGCTCCACCGACGACGTGAGCTTCCTGCTGGCCGACTTCAAGGGCGGCACGGCGTTCGACGCGCTGCGCACGCTGCCGCATGTCACCGGAGTCATCACGGACCTGGACGGCGCGGGGGCCCGGCGGGCCATCGACAGTCTGCGCGCCGAACTCCGCCGGCGCGAGAGCGCACTCGCCTCGGCGGGCGCCCGGGACATCGCCGACCCGCGTGTCGCGCTTCCCCGGCTGGTCGTCGTGGTCGACGAGTTCGCGGCGCTGCTGGCCGCCCAGCCCGAGCTCCACGCGGTCTTCGCCGATGTCGCCGCGCGCGGACGCGCGCTCGGGATGCATCTGATCCTGGGCACGCAGCGCGCCGCGGGCGTGATCCGCGACGCGCTGCTGGCCAACTGCCCGCTGCGCGTTTCGCTGCGGGTCACCGACCGGGCCGACAGCAGGGCGGTCGTGGGGACGGACGACGCGGCTGAGCTCGACGGGGGCCCTGGCGGGCGAGGTGTGGCGCTGGTGCGCCGCGCATCCGACGCATCGCCGCACCGCGTGCGCATCGCGCTGTCGGCGCCTGACGACATCACGGCCGTCGCGGCCCGCGCGTCGGGCCCGGCGCCGCGGCGGCCGTGGCTGCCGCCGCTTCCCGACCGGGTCGTGCTCGACGACGTCGTCGCGGGCCGCGACACCGGCACGCTCGTGATCGGGCTCTCCGACGAACCCGACCGCCAGCGCCAGCGGCGGATCGGTCTGTCGGCGGCGGACCGGGGCGTGCTCGTGATCGGCGGGCCCGGCTCGGGGCGGACGACGGCGCTCGAGACCCTCGCGCGGCAGGCGCCGCACGTCGTGCGGATCGGCCCCGCGGCCGAGCATGCCTGGGATGCGCTGGAGCGCCTGGACGAGGAGCCGCCCGCCGCCGGCTCACTCGTGCTCGCCGACGACGTCGACGCGGTCATCGGCGGATTCCCTCCCGAGTACGCGCAGGAGTGCGCCGCGCGCTTCGAGCGCGTCGCGCGCGCGGCGGGCCGCCACGGGATCCTCGTCGCGGCCTCGGTGCAGCGGCTGTCGGGTCCCGTCGCGCGCATCGCCGACCTGTTCCCGCGGCGGCTGCTGCTGCGCACCGCGTCACGCGCCGACCACTTCGCCGCCGGCGGCGATCCCGCGCAGTTCTCGGCGGCTGCCGCCCCCGGACGGGGCACGCTCGACGGCGTCGCGGTCCAGGTCGCGCTGGCGCCCGGCGTGATACCCGGATCGCAGGCCCCCGCGGCGCCGTGGCACCCGCGCGCGGCGCTCACCGGGTTCGTGACGCGCCGATCGGCGGCTGCGCGCGAGGCGATGGCGGCCTGGGAGCGCGGCGGTCATCGCGTCATCGGCCTCGACGCGTTCGCGGCCGATGGGCACCCGGGGGAGCCCGTCGTGGTGGCGGGCGATCCCGAGCAGTGGCAGCGACACTGGCGCGTCCTCGGCGACATCCGCGCGGACCACGACCTCGTCGTCGACGCGCCGTGCGCGGGCGAGCTGCGCGCGCTCACCGGATCGCGTCGGCTGCCGCCGTACGCCGAGCCGGGGCGCGCTCGTGCGTGGCTCCTGGCCGCGGGCGACGACGCCGTCCGCATCCCGCTCCCGGCGGCGGACGCGGAGGCGGGAGGAGCGGGAGCGGGCGGAGCGCCACCGCATCGGTGA
- the ald gene encoding alanine dehydrogenase: protein MRIGVPTEVKNNEYRVALTPAGVHDLVTSGHEVLVQRGAGDGSSMPDAEYVAAGATLCEDAETVWSGAELLLKVKEPVASEYGHFREDLVLFTYLHLAADLPLTERLVASRTTAIAYETVQLPTGGLPLLAPMSEVAGRLAPQVGAATLMRSAGGLGLLMSGVPGTRPARVTVIGGGVAGANAAVIAAGLGADVTVFDTNVQRLRYLDDHFQGRVKTAASNPLDLDRAVVDSDLVIGSVLIPGAKAPKLVTNEMVSRMRPGSVLVDIAVDQGGCFEDTRPTTHADPTFPVHQSVFYCVANMPGAVPNTSTSALTNATLPYIRRIARVGWQEALRSDPALAAGLNTVAGTVVSAGVAAAHGMPLAAWS, encoded by the coding sequence ATGAGGATCGGCGTCCCCACCGAGGTGAAGAACAACGAGTACCGCGTGGCGCTCACGCCCGCCGGAGTCCACGACCTGGTCACGTCCGGCCACGAGGTGCTCGTGCAGCGCGGCGCCGGCGACGGATCGTCGATGCCCGACGCCGAGTACGTCGCGGCGGGTGCGACGCTGTGCGAGGACGCCGAGACGGTGTGGTCGGGCGCCGAGCTGCTGCTGAAGGTCAAGGAGCCGGTCGCGAGCGAGTACGGCCACTTCCGCGAGGACCTGGTGCTGTTCACCTACCTCCACCTGGCCGCCGATCTCCCTCTCACCGAGCGTCTGGTGGCCAGCCGCACGACCGCGATCGCGTACGAGACGGTGCAGCTGCCGACCGGCGGACTGCCGCTGCTGGCCCCGATGAGCGAGGTCGCGGGTCGCCTCGCCCCGCAGGTGGGCGCCGCGACCCTCATGCGCTCGGCCGGGGGCCTGGGTCTTCTCATGTCGGGGGTTCCGGGCACGCGCCCGGCACGCGTGACGGTCATCGGCGGCGGCGTCGCCGGCGCCAACGCCGCCGTGATCGCCGCGGGACTCGGCGCCGACGTCACCGTCTTCGACACCAACGTGCAGCGCCTGCGCTACCTGGACGACCATTTCCAGGGGCGCGTCAAGACGGCCGCGTCGAACCCGCTCGATCTGGACCGGGCGGTCGTGGACTCCGATCTCGTGATCGGCTCGGTGCTGATCCCCGGAGCGAAGGCCCCGAAGCTCGTCACCAACGAGATGGTGAGCCGGATGCGGCCGGGCTCGGTGCTCGTGGACATCGCGGTCGACCAGGGCGGATGCTTCGAGGACACGCGGCCCACCACGCACGCCGACCCGACGTTCCCGGTCCACCAGAGCGTGTTCTACTGCGTCGCGAACATGCCCGGCGCCGTGCCGAACACGTCGACGTCGGCACTGACCAACGCCACGCTCCCCTACATCCGCAGGATCGCGCGTGTCGGGTGGCAGGAGGCCCTGCGCTCGGACCCGGCGCTCGCGGCCGGTCTGAACACGGTGGCCGGAACCGTCGTGAGCGCCGGCGTCGCGGCGGCGCACGGGATGCCGCTGGCCGCCTGGAGCTGA
- a CDS encoding asparaginase translates to MPHTFAVSQAVELAVVERSGFVESRHAGSAVVMTPDGAIAESLGDPSALILPRSTLKPLQALAMLSAGAPLEGEALGLATASHSGTDRHVGVVRDILGAAGVGEDDLGCPPAWPLDRAARDELVRDHAEPARVRMNCSGKHAAMLLTCATAGWSTSGYLDPEHPLQVHIRDVVERLIGEKVAATAVDGCGAPVHAMSLFGLAKAIHRIGTSSTTSPFALHRSAGTLVQTVREHPWTIHGPGRPDTVVIERLGVFAKHGAEGVLAVVAPDGTTVALKMLDGSPRAAHVVALRLLERAGALAAPDVADAVTGLGTTVMGGEEIVGAIRPVF, encoded by the coding sequence GTGCCGCACACGTTCGCCGTCTCGCAAGCCGTCGAACTCGCCGTTGTCGAGCGCAGCGGATTCGTCGAGTCCCGCCACGCCGGATCGGCGGTCGTCATGACCCCCGACGGCGCGATCGCGGAGTCGCTCGGCGACCCGTCAGCGCTCATCCTCCCCCGTTCGACCCTCAAGCCCCTGCAGGCGCTCGCGATGCTCTCGGCGGGTGCGCCGCTGGAGGGCGAGGCCCTCGGTCTCGCGACGGCGAGCCACTCGGGCACCGACCGCCACGTGGGCGTCGTCCGCGACATCCTCGGCGCGGCCGGCGTCGGCGAGGACGACCTCGGCTGCCCGCCCGCCTGGCCGCTCGATCGCGCCGCCCGGGACGAGCTCGTGCGCGATCACGCCGAACCGGCCCGCGTGCGCATGAACTGCTCCGGCAAGCACGCCGCGATGCTCCTGACGTGCGCGACGGCCGGCTGGAGCACGTCGGGCTACCTCGACCCCGAGCATCCTCTGCAGGTGCACATCCGCGACGTCGTCGAGCGGCTCATCGGCGAGAAGGTCGCCGCGACCGCCGTCGACGGCTGCGGCGCCCCGGTCCACGCCATGAGCCTGTTCGGTCTCGCCAAGGCGATCCACCGCATCGGCACGTCCTCGACCACGTCGCCGTTCGCCCTCCACCGCAGCGCGGGGACCCTGGTGCAGACGGTCCGCGAGCACCCGTGGACGATCCATGGTCCCGGGCGGCCCGACACCGTCGTCATCGAGCGCCTGGGGGTCTTCGCCAAGCACGGCGCCGAAGGCGTGCTCGCCGTCGTCGCGCCCGACGGCACGACGGTCGCCCTCAAGATGCTGGACGGCAGTCCGCGGGCCGCCCACGTGGTCGCCCTGCGCCTCCTCGAGCGGGCCGGCGCACTCGCGGCGCCGGACGTCGCCGACGCGGTGACAGGGCTCGGCACGACCGTCATGGGCGGCGAAGAGATCGTCGGGGCCATCCGCCCCGTCTTCTAG
- a CDS encoding OsmC family protein: protein MFGEHRYRVRSVWTGDRGTGTSGYRDYDRAVSISVEGKPELLASADKPFRGDPARWNPEDMLVAALSECHLLSYLHACVQAGVVVLAYEDDASGLMREDGSGAGRFHEVVLRPRVTIADAAMRDAALAAHETAHGWCFIANSVNFPVRHEPVIEIVAG, encoded by the coding sequence ATGTTCGGCGAGCATCGATACCGTGTCCGGAGCGTGTGGACCGGTGACCGGGGCACGGGCACCAGCGGCTACCGCGACTACGACCGCGCGGTGAGCATCTCGGTCGAGGGCAAGCCCGAACTGCTCGCGTCCGCCGACAAGCCGTTCCGCGGCGACCCGGCGCGGTGGAACCCCGAGGACATGCTCGTGGCGGCCCTGAGCGAGTGCCACCTGCTGTCGTACCTCCACGCGTGCGTGCAGGCCGGCGTCGTCGTGCTCGCGTACGAGGACGACGCATCCGGGCTCATGCGCGAGGACGGGAGCGGCGCCGGCCGGTTCCACGAGGTCGTGCTGCGCCCGCGGGTCACGATCGCGGACGCGGCGATGCGCGACGCCGCGCTCGCCGCGCACGAGACGGCGCACGGCTGGTGCTTCATCGCCAACTCGGTGAACTTCCCGGTGCGGCACGAACCCGTGATCGAGATCGTCGCCGGCTGA
- a CDS encoding lysophospholipid acyltransferase family protein translates to MTSEETPEPREDENTAPEPATVHMGITYALGRVVITPLARLVYRPHIEGRANVPKSGPVIFASNHLSFIDSIAIPVAAPRPVHFLAKASYFEGPGFSGWAQREFFTAIGAIPVQRGAGQAALDALDQQRRLLDSGSAVALYPEGTRSLDGRLYKGRTGVAFLALQTGAPVVPVGLIGTDKVMPVGQRMPSLKHRITVRFGEPLDLAHHGPATSGRARRLATDDIMSAIHALSGQELAGAYNEVPPHGAIDRIKQALPHERR, encoded by the coding sequence GTGACTTCCGAGGAGACACCCGAACCCCGCGAAGACGAGAACACGGCGCCCGAGCCGGCCACGGTCCACATGGGGATCACGTACGCGCTGGGTCGCGTCGTGATCACGCCGCTCGCGCGCCTCGTGTACCGCCCGCACATCGAGGGGCGCGCGAACGTGCCGAAGTCGGGCCCCGTGATCTTCGCGAGCAACCACCTGTCGTTCATCGATTCGATCGCCATCCCGGTCGCAGCGCCCCGCCCGGTGCACTTCCTGGCGAAGGCGAGCTACTTCGAGGGCCCCGGCTTCTCGGGCTGGGCGCAGCGCGAGTTCTTCACCGCGATCGGGGCGATCCCCGTCCAGCGCGGCGCCGGACAGGCGGCGCTGGACGCACTCGACCAGCAGCGGCGGCTCCTCGACTCCGGGAGCGCCGTCGCGCTGTACCCCGAGGGCACGCGGTCGCTCGACGGGCGTCTGTACAAGGGCCGGACGGGCGTGGCCTTCCTCGCCCTGCAGACCGGAGCGCCGGTCGTGCCGGTGGGGCTGATCGGCACCGACAAGGTCATGCCGGTGGGACAGCGGATGCCGTCGCTCAAGCACCGCATCACGGTCAGGTTCGGCGAGCCGCTCGACCTCGCGCACCACGGCCCGGCGACGTCGGGGCGCGCCCGCCGGCTCGCCACCGACGACATCATGTCGGCCATCCACGCGCTGTCCGGCCAGGAGCTCGCCGGCGCCTACAACGAGGTTCCGCCGCACGGCGCGATCGACCGCATCAAGCAGGCGCTGCCGCACGAGCGGCGCTGA